A portion of the Pagrus major chromosome 8, Pma_NU_1.0 genome contains these proteins:
- the tmem276a gene encoding transmembrane protein 178B has product MAAMRTLTVAGLFLAFCALGLIAIAISTDNWYETDARRHRERCKNYSNKRNDPGYIYISNNNLPLRMLPKEKNVERRGSSVGGEMLLRAKRHFLPPAPAMESLCSRQYNSTITGLWRKCHRGGFDLETEDLIFKGLVPRCTPIKYYYSSSALPRNLPINLTKTIRQDEWHALHLQRMTASFIGMAISIILFGWIIGVLGCCKEHDLMQYVAGLLFLMGGTCCIISLCTCVAGINFELSRYPRYMFGIPEDISHGYGWSMFCAWGGLGLTLLAGFLCTLAPSLYPPHTPVVHKPRQENGCV; this is encoded by the exons ATGGCTGCGATGAGGACTTTAACCGTGGCGGGTCTCTTTTTGGCGTTTTGCGCTTTGGGACTGATAGCGATAGCGATCAGCACTGACAACTGGTACGAGACGGACGCGAGGAGGCACCGGGAACGCTGCAAGAATTATTCAAACAAAAGAAACGACCCCGGTTACATCTACATCTCCAACAACAACCTGCCACTTCGCATGTTGCCAAAGGAGAAAAATGTGGAGAGGAGGGGCTCCAGCGTCGGCGGCGAGATGCTGCTGCGGGCGAAGCGGCACTTCTTGCCTCCTGCCCCGGCCATGGAGTCCCTCTGCAGTCGGCAGTACAACTCCACCATCACCGGACTGTGGAGAAAGTGCCACCGGGGGGGATTCGACTTGGAGACGGAGGATTTGATCTTTAAAG GATTGGTTCCGCGCTGCACTCCAATAAAATACTACTACTCATCATCAGCGTTGCCCAGAAATCTGCCAATCAATCTGACGAAGACAATAAGGCAGGATGAGTGGCACGCGCTCc ATCTCCAGAGGATGACTGCCAGCTTCATAGGCATGGCCATCTCCATCATCCTGTTCGGCTGGATCATAGGCGTGCTGGGCTGCTGTAAGGAGCATGATCTGATGCAGTATGTCGCTGGACTCCTCTTCCTCATGGGAG gGACATGCTGCATAATCTCCCTCTGCACATGTGTGGCCGGGATCAACTTTGAACTGTCCCGCTACCCTCGCTACATGTTCGGGATCCCAGAGGACATCAGCCACGGGTACGGCTGGTCCATGTTCTGTGCGTGGGGCGGACTGGGCCTCACGCTGCTGGCTGGTTTCTTGTGCACACTGGCTCCTTCCCTCTACCCTCCACACACCCCAGTGGTGCACAAGCCCAGGCAGGAGAACGGCTGCGTGTGA
- the spi1a gene encoding transcription factor PU.1a has protein sequence MDGYVTSPASEEILPNEPEDYRPPAELYPYLTTAGEIYEDHRWTFHSERVQPTDFDNSPVNHLTELQSVSPQQLIPPYRYSSESLPLHLDPALGPLSVSPPIPYYTQSLVYQYQPSASPGHYYSEEEQRGMSPPLEVSDGEDEFEDHNHSSFRKDTSNKKKIRLYQFLLDLLRNGDMSDSIWWVDQEKGIFQFSTKHKEVLASHWGTQKGNRKKMTYQKMARALRNYGKTGEIKKVKKKLTYQFSEAVLRNIYIRQYPH, from the exons ATGGACGGATATGTCACATCACCT GCTTCGGAGGAAATCCTTCCAAATGAACCTGAGGATTACCGACCCCCTGCAGAGCTGTACCCGTACCTCACTACTGCGGGGGAGATTTATGAAG ACCATAGATGGACCTTCCACTCTGAGCGTGTCCAGCCAACAGACTTTGACAATTCTCCAGTGAATCATCTCACAGAGCTTCAGTCTGtatctcctcaacaactgatCCCACCCTACCGCTACAGCAGCGAGTCTCTGCCCCTTCACCTGGACCCAGCGCTCGgacctctctctgtgtcaccaCCA ATCCCATATTACACCCAGTCCCTGGTTTACCAGTACCAGCCCTCTGCCTCGCCTGGCCATTACTATTCAgaagaggaacagagaggaaTGAGTCCCCCGCTTGAGGTATCAGATGGGGAGGATGAATTTGAAGACCATAATCACTCCTCCTTCAGGAAAGACACTA GCAACAAGAAGAAAATCCGCTTGTACCAGTTCCTCCTGGACTTGCTCAGAAACGGTGACATGAGTGACAGTATCTGGTGGGTGGACCAGGAAAAAGGCATCTTCCAGTTctccacaaaacacaaagaagttCTGGCCAGCCACTGGGGTACTCAGAAAGGAAACCGCAAAAAAATGACCTACCAAAAGATGGCTCGAGCTCTGAGGAACTATGGTAAAACTGGAGAgattaaaaaagtaaagaagaAGTTAACCTACCAGTTCAGTGAGGCAGTGCTGAGGAACATCTACATACGCCAGTATCCTCACTGA
- the LOC141000584 gene encoding protein regulator of cytokinesis 1-like isoform X2 → MRVSEVHAAESVAYLNRALVRLQDIWEEIGIPEEQRLQRTNEVHKHIKGLLDLMIAEEEELRKRLLKSIEACIKELKSLCSELQLPPFEEEEGCTMLQMEKNSRTRLEVMKEHKKQRMEELKGLLSKDRELCGILCTTPFCIDQNAIPSLQQLKTYHAYLDDLTKEKERRHDEFVSVKKEIIVCMDDLEQNPETSFEMDVMCEDEEAFCLSDDNIAALKLLLSQLQDRKTENELRCSAFRTKIQELWERLQIPQEEREALSEHMVESKKRNIEALKAEVERLEVLKIQSMRSVIESIRAEIALYWDKCFYSREQQQAFVPYHADDFTEELLNLHEAEVKTLEKYYMDHRELFEGVTKWRENWTLYLELDKKANDPGRFNNRGGNLLKEEKQRTDLQKSLPKLEKTLKTQIDAWEQEHDKEFLVNGQKFLEYVQQQWEHHHTEKEKEKLERQMKKTKQTQEDMLYGTGKRTPSKRRIAGTPTPGKVRKFNGTTLSTPTSFLNSGLGGTMCQSSIQKPPLSASKGLGLRTPGHGKTPRLLDRNKENISHLRNAPSGTLRSQDTQDHTFAFNSFAGSYSDFAKDLSEASKSNVKSGLLNSTVSHQ, encoded by the exons ATGAGAGTGAG TGAAGTCCACGCAGCAGAGTCTGTTGCCTACCTCAACAGAGCACTGGTCAGGCTGCAGGATATTTGGGAAGAAATCGGGATCCCAGAGGAGCAGCGCCTACAGAGAACCAATGAGGTTCACAAGCACATTAAA GGTTTGCTGGACCTAATGattgcagaagaagaggagctcAGGAAGAGATTACTGAAGAGCATTGAAGCCTGTATTAAGGAACTTAAAAGTTTGTGCAGTGAACTTCAGCTGCCCCCCTTTGAG gaggaggaaggctgcACCATGTTGCAGATGGAAAAGAATAGCCGCACACGTCTAGAGGTGATGAAGGAGCACAAGAAGCAAAGAATGGAAGAGCTTAAGGGCCTCCTTAGCAAAGACCGTGAGCTGTGTGGTATCCTGTGCACTACCCCATTTTGCATTGACCAAAACGCCATCccatcactgcagcagctgaagacTTATCATGCCTACCTGGATGATCTTACCAAAGAGAAG GAGCGACGCCATGATGAATTTGTGAGCGTCAAAAAGGAGATTATTGTATGCATGGATGATCTGGAGCAGAACCCAGAGACCAGTTTTGAGATGGATGTGATgtgtgaggatgaggaggcaTTTTGTCTGTCGGATGACAACATTGCTGCTCTTAAACTACTCCTCAGTCAG TTACAAGACCGTAAGACTGAGAATGAGCTCCGTTGTTCAGCTTTCCGCACCAAGATCCAGGAGCTGTGGGAAAGACTTCAGATTCcccaggaggagagggaagctCTCTCTGAGCATATGGTCGAGtcaaagaagagaaacattGAGGCA CTCAAGGCTGAGGTCGAGCGCCTAGAGGTGCTGAAAATACAAAGCATGAGGAGTGTCATTGAGTCCATCAGAGCTGAGATTGCCCTTTACTGGGACAAATGCTTCTACAGTCGAGAGCAACAGCAAGCTTTCGTTCCATATCATGCTG ATGATTTCACTGAGGAGCTTCTCAACCTGCATGAGGCCGAGGTCAAGACCCTGGAGAAGTATTACATGGACCACCGAGAACTTTTTGAGGGAGTCACAAAGTGGCGGGAGAATTGGACCCTGTACTTGGAACTTGAC AAAAAGGCTAATGATCCTGGAAGGTTCAACAACAGAGGTGGGAACCTTCTGaaagaagagaagcagagaacCGACCTGCAGAAAAGTTTGCCCAAG cTGGAAAAGACTCTAAAGACCCAAATCGATGCCTGGGAGCAGGAGCATGACAAGGAATTCCTGGTCAACGGACAGAAATTTCTTGAGTatgtgcagcagcagtgggagcaCCACCACActgaaaaggagaaggagaaactGGAAAGG CAAATGAAGAAAACTAAACAGACACAGGAGGACATGCTATATGGAACTGGGAAGAGAACACCATCCAAAAGGCGGATAGCAGGGACACCCACACCCGGAAAAGTAAGAAAG TTCAATGGCACGACCCTCTCCACTCCAACCAGCTTCCTTAATTCAGGCCTCGGTGGAACTATGTGCCAGTCCTCCATCCAGAAACCACCTCTGTCTGCCAGCAAG GGTCTTGGCCTGCGAACCCCTGGACATGGAAAGACTCCCCGTTTACTAGACCGAAACAAGGAAAACATCTCCCATCTTAGAAATGCACCAAGTGGCACACTAAGGTCTCAGGATACTCAAGATCACACCTTCGCCTTTAACTCTTTTGCTGGCTCCTATTCGGACTTTGCG aaagacCTCTCGGAGGCTTCTAAATCGAATGTGAAGTCCGGGCTGCTGAACTCCACCGTCAGTCATCAGTGA
- the LOC141000584 gene encoding protein regulator of cytokinesis 1-like isoform X1: MSIFEREVHAAESVAYLNRALVRLQDIWEEIGIPEEQRLQRTNEVHKHIKGLLDLMIAEEEELRKRLLKSIEACIKELKSLCSELQLPPFEEEEGCTMLQMEKNSRTRLEVMKEHKKQRMEELKGLLSKDRELCGILCTTPFCIDQNAIPSLQQLKTYHAYLDDLTKEKERRHDEFVSVKKEIIVCMDDLEQNPETSFEMDVMCEDEEAFCLSDDNIAALKLLLSQLQDRKTENELRCSAFRTKIQELWERLQIPQEEREALSEHMVESKKRNIEALKAEVERLEVLKIQSMRSVIESIRAEIALYWDKCFYSREQQQAFVPYHADDFTEELLNLHEAEVKTLEKYYMDHRELFEGVTKWRENWTLYLELDKKANDPGRFNNRGGNLLKEEKQRTDLQKSLPKLEKTLKTQIDAWEQEHDKEFLVNGQKFLEYVQQQWEHHHTEKEKEKLERQMKKTKQTQEDMLYGTGKRTPSKRRIAGTPTPGKVRKFNGTTLSTPTSFLNSGLGGTMCQSSIQKPPLSASKGLGLRTPGHGKTPRLLDRNKENISHLRNAPSGTLRSQDTQDHTFAFNSFAGSYSDFAKDLSEASKSNVKSGLLNSTVSHQ; this comes from the exons ATGAGTATTTTTGAACG TGAAGTCCACGCAGCAGAGTCTGTTGCCTACCTCAACAGAGCACTGGTCAGGCTGCAGGATATTTGGGAAGAAATCGGGATCCCAGAGGAGCAGCGCCTACAGAGAACCAATGAGGTTCACAAGCACATTAAA GGTTTGCTGGACCTAATGattgcagaagaagaggagctcAGGAAGAGATTACTGAAGAGCATTGAAGCCTGTATTAAGGAACTTAAAAGTTTGTGCAGTGAACTTCAGCTGCCCCCCTTTGAG gaggaggaaggctgcACCATGTTGCAGATGGAAAAGAATAGCCGCACACGTCTAGAGGTGATGAAGGAGCACAAGAAGCAAAGAATGGAAGAGCTTAAGGGCCTCCTTAGCAAAGACCGTGAGCTGTGTGGTATCCTGTGCACTACCCCATTTTGCATTGACCAAAACGCCATCccatcactgcagcagctgaagacTTATCATGCCTACCTGGATGATCTTACCAAAGAGAAG GAGCGACGCCATGATGAATTTGTGAGCGTCAAAAAGGAGATTATTGTATGCATGGATGATCTGGAGCAGAACCCAGAGACCAGTTTTGAGATGGATGTGATgtgtgaggatgaggaggcaTTTTGTCTGTCGGATGACAACATTGCTGCTCTTAAACTACTCCTCAGTCAG TTACAAGACCGTAAGACTGAGAATGAGCTCCGTTGTTCAGCTTTCCGCACCAAGATCCAGGAGCTGTGGGAAAGACTTCAGATTCcccaggaggagagggaagctCTCTCTGAGCATATGGTCGAGtcaaagaagagaaacattGAGGCA CTCAAGGCTGAGGTCGAGCGCCTAGAGGTGCTGAAAATACAAAGCATGAGGAGTGTCATTGAGTCCATCAGAGCTGAGATTGCCCTTTACTGGGACAAATGCTTCTACAGTCGAGAGCAACAGCAAGCTTTCGTTCCATATCATGCTG ATGATTTCACTGAGGAGCTTCTCAACCTGCATGAGGCCGAGGTCAAGACCCTGGAGAAGTATTACATGGACCACCGAGAACTTTTTGAGGGAGTCACAAAGTGGCGGGAGAATTGGACCCTGTACTTGGAACTTGAC AAAAAGGCTAATGATCCTGGAAGGTTCAACAACAGAGGTGGGAACCTTCTGaaagaagagaagcagagaacCGACCTGCAGAAAAGTTTGCCCAAG cTGGAAAAGACTCTAAAGACCCAAATCGATGCCTGGGAGCAGGAGCATGACAAGGAATTCCTGGTCAACGGACAGAAATTTCTTGAGTatgtgcagcagcagtgggagcaCCACCACActgaaaaggagaaggagaaactGGAAAGG CAAATGAAGAAAACTAAACAGACACAGGAGGACATGCTATATGGAACTGGGAAGAGAACACCATCCAAAAGGCGGATAGCAGGGACACCCACACCCGGAAAAGTAAGAAAG TTCAATGGCACGACCCTCTCCACTCCAACCAGCTTCCTTAATTCAGGCCTCGGTGGAACTATGTGCCAGTCCTCCATCCAGAAACCACCTCTGTCTGCCAGCAAG GGTCTTGGCCTGCGAACCCCTGGACATGGAAAGACTCCCCGTTTACTAGACCGAAACAAGGAAAACATCTCCCATCTTAGAAATGCACCAAGTGGCACACTAAGGTCTCAGGATACTCAAGATCACACCTTCGCCTTTAACTCTTTTGCTGGCTCCTATTCGGACTTTGCG aaagacCTCTCGGAGGCTTCTAAATCGAATGTGAAGTCCGGGCTGCTGAACTCCACCGTCAGTCATCAGTGA
- the LOC141000584 gene encoding protein regulator of cytokinesis 1-like isoform X3: MSIFEREVHAAESVAYLNRALVRLQDIWEEIGIPEEQRLQRTNEVHKHIKGLLDLMIAEEEELRKRLLKSIEACIKELKSLCSELQLPPFEEEEGCTMLQMEKNSRTRLEVMKEHKKQRMEELKGLLSKDRELCGILCTTPFCIDQNAIPSLQQLKTYHAYLDDLTKEKERRHDEFVSVKKEIIVCMDDLEQNPETSFEMDVMCEDEEAFCLSDDNIAALKLLLSQLQDRKTENELRCSAFRTKIQELWERLQIPQEEREALSEHMVESKKRNIEALKAEVERLEVLKIQSMRSVIESIRAEIALYWDKCFYSREQQQAFVPYHADDFTEELLNLHEAEVKTLEKYYMDHRELFEGVTKWRENWTLYLELDKKANDPGRFNNRGGNLLKEEKQRTDLQKSLPKLEKTLKTQIDAWEQEHDKEFLVNGQKFLEYVQQQWEHHHTEKEKEKLERQMKKTKQTQEDMLYGTGKRTPSKRRIAGTPTPGKVRKFNGTTLSTPTSFLNSGLGGTMCQSSIQKPPLSASKGLGLRTPGHGKTPRLLDRNKENISHLRNAPSGTLRKTSRRLLNRM, encoded by the exons ATGAGTATTTTTGAACG TGAAGTCCACGCAGCAGAGTCTGTTGCCTACCTCAACAGAGCACTGGTCAGGCTGCAGGATATTTGGGAAGAAATCGGGATCCCAGAGGAGCAGCGCCTACAGAGAACCAATGAGGTTCACAAGCACATTAAA GGTTTGCTGGACCTAATGattgcagaagaagaggagctcAGGAAGAGATTACTGAAGAGCATTGAAGCCTGTATTAAGGAACTTAAAAGTTTGTGCAGTGAACTTCAGCTGCCCCCCTTTGAG gaggaggaaggctgcACCATGTTGCAGATGGAAAAGAATAGCCGCACACGTCTAGAGGTGATGAAGGAGCACAAGAAGCAAAGAATGGAAGAGCTTAAGGGCCTCCTTAGCAAAGACCGTGAGCTGTGTGGTATCCTGTGCACTACCCCATTTTGCATTGACCAAAACGCCATCccatcactgcagcagctgaagacTTATCATGCCTACCTGGATGATCTTACCAAAGAGAAG GAGCGACGCCATGATGAATTTGTGAGCGTCAAAAAGGAGATTATTGTATGCATGGATGATCTGGAGCAGAACCCAGAGACCAGTTTTGAGATGGATGTGATgtgtgaggatgaggaggcaTTTTGTCTGTCGGATGACAACATTGCTGCTCTTAAACTACTCCTCAGTCAG TTACAAGACCGTAAGACTGAGAATGAGCTCCGTTGTTCAGCTTTCCGCACCAAGATCCAGGAGCTGTGGGAAAGACTTCAGATTCcccaggaggagagggaagctCTCTCTGAGCATATGGTCGAGtcaaagaagagaaacattGAGGCA CTCAAGGCTGAGGTCGAGCGCCTAGAGGTGCTGAAAATACAAAGCATGAGGAGTGTCATTGAGTCCATCAGAGCTGAGATTGCCCTTTACTGGGACAAATGCTTCTACAGTCGAGAGCAACAGCAAGCTTTCGTTCCATATCATGCTG ATGATTTCACTGAGGAGCTTCTCAACCTGCATGAGGCCGAGGTCAAGACCCTGGAGAAGTATTACATGGACCACCGAGAACTTTTTGAGGGAGTCACAAAGTGGCGGGAGAATTGGACCCTGTACTTGGAACTTGAC AAAAAGGCTAATGATCCTGGAAGGTTCAACAACAGAGGTGGGAACCTTCTGaaagaagagaagcagagaacCGACCTGCAGAAAAGTTTGCCCAAG cTGGAAAAGACTCTAAAGACCCAAATCGATGCCTGGGAGCAGGAGCATGACAAGGAATTCCTGGTCAACGGACAGAAATTTCTTGAGTatgtgcagcagcagtgggagcaCCACCACActgaaaaggagaaggagaaactGGAAAGG CAAATGAAGAAAACTAAACAGACACAGGAGGACATGCTATATGGAACTGGGAAGAGAACACCATCCAAAAGGCGGATAGCAGGGACACCCACACCCGGAAAAGTAAGAAAG TTCAATGGCACGACCCTCTCCACTCCAACCAGCTTCCTTAATTCAGGCCTCGGTGGAACTATGTGCCAGTCCTCCATCCAGAAACCACCTCTGTCTGCCAGCAAG GGTCTTGGCCTGCGAACCCCTGGACATGGAAAGACTCCCCGTTTACTAGACCGAAACAAGGAAAACATCTCCCATCTTAGAAATGCACCAAGTGGCACACTAAG aaagacCTCTCGGAGGCTTCTAAATCGAATGTGA
- the LOC141000586 gene encoding uncharacterized protein — MNALEDVPFQTLLGPLEEEVQLVTAPDITVPDCRQILRDTEYGFNLEKWITTGKQPVHQTPSCPPYWMMFCSPQESRRSSCRSSDCGPRPRSHSLNSADTRSSHHRTVKFLVSDSEDEDGYNEDNEASSTEDARHPFKSRERPRSAAPKDPVSRVKDMHLCPSTHHCKPDSPRGLRGHRGSLPSLQDCRQTLRAMEQHRPLQASPLLSGQKNSKKRQRSLGSGGRKFSQNTPPAGPSPCRLPKQRPSSAGPVVKNHRQKALRTGGPCGVFFDSAAELLSALSQEERELLETITEKGYPLRTAILALQKTGYHSPEKILKYLKASDRLCQLGYDEAQVEEALEMFPNCESKAAEFLRLLTQFNEMGFQQSTIKEVLLVHENHRERALEELMTRMA, encoded by the exons ATGAACGCTCTGGAAGATGTCCCGTTTCAGACCCTACTGGGTCCATTGGAGGAGGAAGTGCAGCTCGTGACAGCTCCAGACATCACTGTACCAGACTGCCGACAGATACTGCGAGACACTGAG TATGGATTCAACCTGGAGAAATGGATTACAACTGGGAAGCAGCCAGTCCATCAGACCCCATCCTGCCCCCCCTACTGGATGATGTTCTGCAGCCCTCAGGAGAGTCGCAGGTCCAGCTGCAGGAGCAGTGACTGCGGGCCTCGGCCTCGCAGTCACAGCCTGAACTCAGCTGACACTCGCTCGTCGCACCATCGCACCGTAAAGTTCCTCGTATCTGactctgaggatgaggatggtTACAATGAGGATAATGAAGCCTCCTCCACTGAAGATGCTCGTCACCCCTTCAAGAGCAGAGAGCGGCCCCGGAGCGCTGCACCCAAAGACCCAGTCTCCAGAGTCAAAGACATGCACCTTTGTCCTTCCACTCACCACTGTAAGCCTGACTCACCTCGGGGCCTCAGAGGCCACAGAGGGTCTTTACCTTCACTCCAAGACTGCAGACAAACTCTGAGAGCAATGGAGCAGCATCGCCCACTGCAGGCCAGCCCCCTTCTCTCAGGGCAGAAGAACAGCAAAAAGAGGCAGCGTTCACTGGGTTCTGGCGGCAGAAAGTTCTCCCAAAACACACCACCTGCTGGTCCCTCACCATGCAGGCTGCCGAAGCAACGCCCCTCCTCTGCAGGGCCTGTTGTGAAGAACCACAGACAGAAg GCCCTGAGGACAGGCGGCCCTTGTGGGGTTTTCTTCGATTCAGCAGCAGAGTTGTTGTCAGCACTCAGCCAGGAAGAAAGGGAGCTACTTGAAACCATCACAGAGAAGGGATACCCTCTACGCACAGCTATTCTGGCTCTGCAGAAGACGGGCTACCACAGTCCAGAGAAG ATCCTAAAATACCTGAAGGCCAGTGACCGTCTGTGTCAGTTAGGTTATGACGAAGCTCAGGTGGAGGAGGCCTTGGAGATGTTTCCGAACTGTGAAAGCAag GCTGCTGAGTTCCTGCGTCTTCTGACTCAGTTTAATGAGATGGGCTTCCAGCAAAGTACAATCAAAGAAGTGCTGCTTGTTCATGAAAATCACCGTGAGAGGGCGCTCGAAGAACTCATGACACGCATGGCTTAA